Proteins encoded in a region of the Nonomuraea helvata genome:
- a CDS encoding helix-turn-helix transcriptional regulator, with amino-acid sequence MRGRDREWRHVDGLLRVLRRGAGGTLLVDGEPGSGKSRLLAEAVAEASERGIGVVHGRVEEMGEVAPCGMLLEALDLRSEPEAGDAAARFGPPVLERLRAGFELLATSPVLAVLDDLQRADPMTLRTLHSLHDRLVNWPIGWMMSRSTVPDRGQAVSLFDILEWEGADRVTLAPLSPDAVAALTQDTLGRSPDPATRALAAAAGGNPLLITELFAGLREEGLLGDGARARVPDRLRMVVRRWIDTLSAEARSLMETIAVLGRSLSLEHAASLLDTTPAALLPMTEEATAAGILLVTEHGLTFRHELVGDVVAAGIPSSVRQTLLDQSGVLMGSERPGSAGLLTGPASSDIDAAVASGRLDEAEQMVRGRLAEHGSVYGVAELRCLLADTMYLTGRGEEAIREAETVLAVPGLPRHVRERATLVHLYATVRLREGAGLRSFAQEVIDGTNRYGSAARTAALVALATAERHEGRLTAALALAESAGRLAAADAPEDRRYEACLATVAVLVDIHRLDEARTMLRQARKDMFGHGHLAWAADASALEARLELLAGRFDNAVTQANRALDLAGALITPLSAVAARAVLAAVALRRGDLQEVAHHVAEQPGGTAEARFRHALLSAQLAEARDGPRSAMPLLAELPRPLLLSMEPAAGPWMVRVALAAGDRAAAEHVVAAAEALGRANHEFPTLAAAAAHARGLLDGDRDALALAAGRTEDVWARASAEEDLGMLLSTIGQRVAAAESLDRALGLYHDIGALRDSARIRRRLRGIGVRHRHWSYAERPVSGWDSLTQTEHAISLLAADGCTNPQIAEQMFISVHTVAFHLKHVFHKLSIRSRVELARLAAEQSRDASPGGGRGARVARSRGDDYSPGGCARETPGPGSDM; translated from the coding sequence ATGCGGGGACGCGATCGGGAGTGGCGTCACGTCGATGGCCTGCTGCGGGTGTTGCGGCGAGGTGCGGGCGGGACGCTGCTGGTGGACGGAGAACCCGGATCGGGGAAGAGCCGGCTGCTGGCCGAAGCCGTCGCCGAGGCGTCCGAACGCGGCATCGGGGTTGTCCACGGCAGGGTGGAGGAGATGGGCGAGGTGGCCCCGTGCGGCATGTTGCTGGAGGCCCTCGATCTGCGCTCTGAGCCGGAAGCGGGCGACGCCGCCGCCCGTTTCGGTCCGCCGGTCCTGGAGCGGCTGCGGGCAGGGTTCGAGCTGCTGGCCACGTCACCGGTGCTGGCCGTGCTCGACGACCTGCAACGGGCGGACCCAATGACGCTGAGGACGTTGCACAGCCTGCACGACCGGCTGGTCAACTGGCCCATCGGCTGGATGATGAGCCGCTCGACAGTGCCGGACAGGGGCCAGGCCGTGTCGCTGTTCGACATCCTGGAATGGGAGGGGGCCGACAGGGTGACGCTCGCGCCGCTGTCACCGGACGCGGTCGCGGCGCTGACGCAGGACACGCTCGGGCGGTCGCCGGACCCGGCGACGCGGGCGCTGGCGGCGGCCGCCGGAGGCAATCCGCTGCTGATTACCGAGCTGTTCGCGGGGCTGCGCGAGGAAGGGCTGCTGGGGGACGGGGCGCGGGCCCGCGTGCCCGACCGGCTGCGGATGGTGGTGCGGCGCTGGATCGACACGCTGAGCGCGGAGGCCAGGAGCCTGATGGAGACGATCGCAGTACTGGGCCGTTCGTTGTCGCTGGAGCACGCCGCGTCGCTGCTGGACACCACGCCCGCCGCGCTGCTCCCGATGACGGAAGAGGCCACGGCCGCGGGCATCCTCCTCGTGACCGAGCACGGCCTCACCTTCCGTCACGAACTCGTCGGGGACGTCGTCGCCGCGGGCATCCCCTCATCGGTGCGGCAGACCCTGCTCGACCAGTCCGGCGTTCTCATGGGCTCTGAGCGGCCGGGGTCGGCCGGCCTGCTCACCGGCCCGGCCTCCTCCGACATAGACGCGGCGGTCGCCAGTGGCCGGCTGGACGAGGCCGAGCAGATGGTGCGCGGCCGCCTCGCCGAGCACGGCTCCGTGTACGGGGTGGCCGAACTGCGCTGCCTGCTCGCGGACACCATGTACCTGACGGGCCGGGGTGAGGAGGCGATCCGCGAGGCCGAGACGGTGCTGGCGGTGCCGGGCCTCCCCCGCCACGTACGCGAGCGGGCGACCCTCGTGCATCTGTACGCCACGGTGCGCCTGCGGGAGGGCGCCGGCTTGCGGTCGTTCGCGCAGGAGGTCATCGACGGAACTAATCGATACGGTTCCGCAGCCAGGACCGCCGCGCTGGTCGCCCTGGCCACCGCCGAGCGGCACGAGGGCAGGCTCACGGCCGCGCTGGCTCTGGCGGAGAGCGCCGGACGGCTGGCCGCCGCCGACGCGCCCGAGGACCGCCGCTACGAGGCCTGCCTGGCCACCGTCGCCGTGCTCGTCGACATCCACCGGCTGGACGAGGCACGGACGATGCTCCGCCAGGCACGCAAGGACATGTTCGGCCACGGCCATCTGGCCTGGGCGGCGGACGCCTCGGCGCTGGAGGCCCGCCTGGAGCTGCTCGCGGGCCGTTTCGATAACGCGGTCACCCAGGCGAACAGGGCCCTGGACCTGGCCGGTGCGCTCATCACGCCGCTGTCGGCTGTGGCGGCCCGCGCCGTGCTCGCCGCAGTCGCGCTCCGACGCGGCGACCTGCAGGAGGTGGCGCATCACGTCGCGGAACAGCCCGGGGGCACGGCCGAGGCTCGCTTCCGGCACGCTTTGCTGTCCGCGCAGCTCGCGGAGGCACGAGACGGGCCGCGCAGCGCTATGCCCCTGCTCGCAGAGCTGCCCCGCCCGCTGCTGCTCAGCATGGAGCCCGCCGCCGGCCCCTGGATGGTCCGGGTCGCCCTGGCCGCCGGCGACCGGGCGGCGGCCGAGCACGTGGTGGCCGCCGCCGAGGCCCTCGGCCGGGCCAACCATGAGTTTCCCACGCTTGCCGCCGCCGCGGCGCATGCCAGGGGCCTGCTCGACGGGGATCGCGACGCGCTGGCCCTGGCCGCCGGGCGGACCGAGGACGTGTGGGCGCGGGCCTCCGCCGAGGAGGATCTCGGCATGCTGCTCTCCACCATCGGGCAGCGCGTGGCGGCGGCCGAGAGCCTGGACCGCGCCTTGGGCCTGTATCACGACATCGGCGCCCTGCGGGACTCCGCGCGCATCCGCCGGAGACTGCGCGGAATAGGGGTACGCCACCGCCACTGGAGCTACGCCGAACGCCCGGTCTCCGGCTGGGACAGCCTGACCCAGACCGAGCACGCCATCTCGTTGCTTGCGGCGGACGGATGCACCAACCCGCAGATAGCCGAACAGATGTTCATCAGTGTGCACACGGTCGCGTTCCACCTGAAGCACGTCTTCCACAAACTGAGCATCAGATCCCGGGTCGAGCTCGCGCGG
- a CDS encoding DUF1345 domain-containing protein yields MSVRRVLTSLGAGVVMAAGAWRLGVPELSPLLGWGVAATVGLVWVWLISWPKDHHDTKRLAKEEGDARSTDTGVLIGAVASLGAVALALVRTASHTPLTTALVILSVVTVVVSWGLVNTVFAFKYARLYYVDEEGGIDFGQEDPPAHSDFAYLAFTIGVTFGVTDNRVVSTHIRKVALAHALLSYFFNTGILAVAINLVTGLGQ; encoded by the coding sequence ATGTCGGTGAGGCGCGTGCTGACATCGCTGGGGGCCGGGGTCGTCATGGCGGCCGGTGCCTGGCGGCTGGGGGTCCCGGAGTTGTCGCCGCTGCTCGGCTGGGGTGTGGCCGCGACGGTGGGCCTGGTCTGGGTGTGGCTGATCAGCTGGCCCAAGGATCACCATGACACCAAGCGGTTGGCCAAGGAGGAGGGCGACGCTCGCTCCACCGACACCGGCGTGCTGATCGGCGCGGTGGCCAGCCTGGGGGCGGTCGCGCTCGCCCTGGTCCGCACCGCCAGTCACACCCCGCTGACGACGGCCCTGGTCATCCTGAGCGTGGTGACGGTCGTCGTGTCGTGGGGCCTGGTGAACACGGTGTTCGCCTTCAAGTACGCCAGGCTCTACTACGTGGACGAGGAGGGCGGCATCGACTTCGGGCAGGAGGATCCGCCGGCGCACAGCGACTTCGCCTACCTCGCGTTCACGATCGGCGTGACCTTCGGCGTCACCGACAACCGTGTGGTCAGCACGCACATCCGCAAGGTAGCCCTCGCGCACGCCCTGCTGTCCTACTTCTTCAACACCGGCATCCTGGCCGTGGCCATCAACCTCGTCACCGGCCTGGGCCAGTAA
- a CDS encoding response regulator transcription factor yields MESASGMCLACDEPLTAVADVGRPRRYCSATCRSAARRARQREKAISAAGLKQCSTTVAGHSCTRDAEFALVVSGEECRACATCYEATLAFLIDQGVPADSIEVTRLTTPSVGTSKSAPAIRKSVKRGRILLVEDDITISEPLRRYLNRAGYNTTVEYDGPSGLREAYAGRPDLILLDLGLPEMDGIEVLRRLRAVSDVPVIIVTARSDLDDRMLGLTVGADDYLVKPFHLVELLARIERVLHRRNLSVQWTEEIYDDGLIRLDSARREAHAAGSRLNLTPTEFRLLNLLVRRAGAVQPLDTILAHVWDDPSVTTTGRVKFTISRLRRKLDCTAAGSASIVSARGVGYLYRPPTKRAEAVAETSTSTAGYGHAAHVLSILNADDQML; encoded by the coding sequence ATGGAGTCCGCATCCGGCATGTGCCTGGCGTGTGACGAGCCACTGACCGCGGTGGCCGACGTGGGGCGGCCACGGCGGTATTGCTCGGCCACATGCAGGTCAGCCGCCCGCAGGGCGAGGCAACGCGAGAAGGCGATTTCCGCCGCCGGCCTGAAACAATGCTCGACGACCGTCGCCGGCCACTCCTGCACCCGTGACGCAGAATTCGCTCTCGTCGTCAGCGGAGAGGAGTGCCGGGCATGCGCAACGTGCTATGAGGCGACCCTGGCCTTCCTGATCGACCAAGGGGTGCCTGCCGACTCGATAGAAGTCACCCGCCTGACAACACCCTCAGTAGGGACGTCGAAGAGCGCGCCTGCCATCCGCAAGTCGGTGAAGCGGGGCCGGATCTTGCTGGTCGAAGACGACATAACCATCTCGGAGCCGCTGCGACGCTACCTGAATCGGGCAGGCTACAACACGACGGTCGAGTATGACGGGCCGAGCGGACTTCGCGAGGCATACGCAGGACGGCCCGACCTCATCCTGCTCGATCTGGGACTCCCAGAAATGGATGGCATCGAGGTACTGCGTCGGCTGCGGGCCGTGAGCGACGTTCCCGTGATCATTGTGACGGCGCGCAGCGACCTCGACGACCGGATGCTGGGGCTGACCGTCGGCGCCGACGACTACCTTGTGAAGCCCTTCCACCTGGTCGAACTCCTCGCCCGGATCGAACGAGTGCTGCACCGTCGCAATCTCTCGGTGCAGTGGACGGAGGAGATCTACGACGACGGACTGATTCGACTCGACTCCGCACGACGAGAGGCCCATGCAGCCGGGTCTCGGCTGAACCTGACGCCGACCGAGTTTCGCCTGCTCAACCTGCTTGTTCGCCGCGCGGGTGCGGTCCAACCCCTGGACACCATTCTGGCGCATGTGTGGGACGACCCATCCGTGACCACGACCGGCCGAGTCAAGTTCACGATCTCCCGTCTGCGCCGCAAATTGGATTGCACCGCTGCGGGCAGCGCATCGATCGTTTCCGCTCGAGGAGTCGGCTACCTCTACCGACCACCGACCAAGCGCGCGGAGGCCGTCGCTGAAACGTCCACCTCCACGGCCGGCTACGGCCACGCTGCCCATGTCCTCAGCATCCTGAACGCCGATGATCAGATGCTGTGA
- a CDS encoding alpha/beta hydrolase fold domain-containing protein yields the protein MPRLPADSPPPRFQWGSCGRQRAGRVRRQGVLDECEVTLPAVAVGVHGPQQAHEHDHDPGHPFPAPVRQVFEVVQWVAEHGAEHGWDGTRLTVGGQSAGGALAAVARQALEQGGPPIALQVLHYPPLDLVTPAKDKRSAIAKPMLRPWMGEVFDNAYAPDQGIRADRLASPAHPADTADLTGIAPALVITPEYDRLHAEGSQYAQRLHKAGALAEHHDVPRADHAYDMNDADKARQSYALIARHLRQATTLGACDGVTQPGKPGNISHTCSPVTCSSPPRAPACSTCTPASGMTGLWTSRGRRRRGRRLRGRCRGCRDCRMKVLSFRGGGSLPGYCCRSRRSGMAGGHSI from the coding sequence GTGCCGCGCCTGCCTGCAGATTCGCCGCCACCTAGGTTCCAGTGGGGGAGCTGCGGCCGGCAGCGGGCTGGCCGCGTCAGGAGACAGGGCGTCCTGGACGAGTGCGAGGTAACGTTGCCGGCCGTCGCTGTGGGGGTCCATGGTCCACAGCAGGCTCACGAGCATGACCATGATCCTGGGCACCCCTTTCCTGCACCGGTCCGTCAGGTCTTCGAAGTCGTCCAGTGGGTGGCCGAGCACGGCGCGGAGCATGGATGGGACGGCACCCGGCTGACGGTCGGCGGGCAGAGCGCCGGCGGCGCGCTCGCCGCCGTGGCACGCCAGGCACTGGAGCAGGGCGGGCCGCCGATCGCTCTGCAAGTCCTGCACTATCCGCCGCTGGACCTGGTCACGCCGGCCAAGGACAAGCGCTCGGCCATCGCCAAGCCGATGCTGCGTCCGTGGATGGGCGAAGTCTTCGACAACGCCTACGCACCCGACCAGGGCATCCGCGCCGACCGCCTGGCCTCGCCCGCCCACCCGGCCGACACCGCGGACCTGACCGGGATCGCCCCCGCGCTGGTCATCACGCCCGAATACGACCGCCTCCACGCCGAGGGCAGCCAGTACGCGCAGCGGCTGCACAAGGCCGGCGCGCTGGCCGAGCACCACGACGTCCCACGAGCCGACCACGCATACGACATGAACGACGCCGACAAGGCCCGCCAGAGCTACGCCCTGATCGCCCGCCACCTCAGACAGGCCACAACCCTCGGCGCCTGCGACGGAGTGACCCAGCCAGGCAAGCCTGGCAACATCAGTCACACGTGCTCACCCGTGACCTGCAGTTCGCCGCCAAGAGCACCCGCGTGCTCGACCTGTACGCCTGCCTCCGGGATGACCGGCCTCTGGACATCCCGTGGCCGGAGGCGACGCGGCCGGCGGCTCCGCGGGAGATGTCGAGGGTGCCGAGATTGTCGGATGAAGGTGCTGTCGTTTCGCGGCGGCGGTTCCCTTCCCGGCTACTGCTGTCGATCGCGGCGCTCGGGGATGGCAGGCGGTCACAGCATCTGA
- a CDS encoding acyl-CoA desaturase: MPSPMPQPGTAETVTVTTGRRTAYLIVLVVLPVLLLALAVPAAWGWGIGPRDLVIAVAMYLVSIFGIAIGYHRLFTHRAFKANRALRIALMLAGGMAVEGPLTLWAAEHRRHHKYADREGDPHSPWRYGDSGPALLRGMLHAHVGWFYTAHQRSSRRHWVPDLLADPDVRRFDAAYPAVVLMSFALPAAAGGLWSMSWSGAWSALLWGGLVRYAVVHHVTWSVNSIAHTFGDRPFRTRDRSSNVWWVAMLTLGEGWHNWHHVEPTCARHGVLKGQFDPSARLIRWFERAGWAHGVRWPDPHRLTTHRADPSPDHGADSLR; the protein is encoded by the coding sequence GTGCCCTCACCCATGCCGCAGCCGGGCACGGCGGAGACGGTGACGGTCACCACCGGCCGCCGCACCGCCTATCTGATCGTCCTGGTCGTCCTGCCCGTGTTGCTGCTGGCCCTCGCGGTGCCGGCCGCCTGGGGCTGGGGCATCGGCCCCCGCGACCTGGTCATCGCGGTCGCGATGTACCTGGTGAGCATCTTCGGGATCGCCATCGGCTACCACCGCCTCTTCACGCATCGCGCCTTCAAGGCCAACCGAGCACTGCGGATCGCGCTCATGCTGGCCGGCGGCATGGCCGTCGAGGGCCCCCTTACGCTGTGGGCCGCCGAGCATCGCCGCCACCACAAGTACGCCGACCGCGAGGGTGATCCGCACTCGCCGTGGCGCTACGGCGACAGCGGCCCGGCACTGCTGCGCGGCATGCTGCACGCCCACGTCGGCTGGTTCTACACGGCCCATCAGCGCTCCAGCCGCCGGCATTGGGTGCCGGACCTGCTGGCCGACCCGGACGTGCGACGTTTCGACGCCGCCTACCCGGCGGTCGTTCTCATGTCGTTCGCGCTCCCGGCCGCCGCCGGCGGGCTGTGGTCGATGTCGTGGTCGGGTGCGTGGAGCGCGCTCCTGTGGGGCGGTCTGGTCCGCTACGCCGTGGTGCACCACGTGACCTGGTCGGTGAACTCGATCGCCCACACCTTCGGTGATCGCCCGTTCCGTACGAGGGACCGTTCGTCCAACGTGTGGTGGGTGGCGATGCTGACGCTCGGCGAAGGCTGGCACAACTGGCACCATGTGGAGCCGACCTGCGCGCGGCACGGCGTGCTCAAGGGCCAGTTCGACCCCAGTGCGCGGCTGATCCGCTGGTTCGAGCGGGCGGGCTGGGCTCACGGCGTACGCTGGCCGGACCCCCACCGCCTGACGACCCACCGCGCCGACCCCAGTCCCGACCACGGTGCCGACTCGCTGCGATGA
- a CDS encoding cytochrome P450, producing the protein MGAVDQATTGGHLERYDEALARDPMSAFSLVREWMRTDWRSLFAELRERRPVFVTPAFTVVTRFADVAEVLSHEQVFSVRAFGPRLDAALGAPFMLGRDATPMNWREKGLMQLMLDPRDAAEVRELAGCLADELLDAAWPDGRLEAVHGLFRPVALGVCARYFGVPGPDPQTLGRWTRAIVADGFANFLGDPEIQAASVSAGAELVGYLRDRLAEHRATLKAGRDLPDDVFARLVRSSLPAGATVTDDRIVINMAGLPLGFVESAPGAMVEAVEQLLLRPRVLAEAAAVAGDPERFDPYVWEALRFSPFFKLLPRLCERDHVLAGGTPRATMIPAGTFVLAAPASAMFDAAVVPEPDEFRLDRPRHHQLFFGSGHHACLGVHLAGAVIAETVRRLLLRPGVRLLPPPAGRVERTLGIFPDAFTLGLGTDGREG; encoded by the coding sequence ATGGGTGCTGTCGATCAGGCGACCACGGGCGGCCATCTCGAGAGATATGACGAGGCGCTGGCCAGGGACCCGATGTCCGCGTTCAGCCTGGTCCGGGAGTGGATGCGTACCGACTGGCGGAGCCTGTTCGCCGAGTTGCGCGAGCGGCGCCCCGTCTTCGTCACACCCGCCTTCACGGTCGTGACCCGCTTCGCCGACGTCGCCGAGGTGCTCTCCCACGAGCAGGTCTTCTCGGTACGCGCCTTCGGTCCGCGCCTCGACGCCGCGCTGGGCGCCCCGTTCATGCTGGGCAGGGACGCCACGCCGATGAACTGGCGGGAAAAGGGCCTGATGCAGCTCATGCTCGACCCGCGGGACGCGGCCGAGGTACGCGAGCTGGCCGGCTGCCTCGCCGACGAACTGCTCGACGCCGCCTGGCCCGACGGGCGCCTCGAAGCGGTCCACGGGCTGTTCCGCCCTGTCGCCCTCGGCGTGTGCGCGCGGTATTTCGGCGTTCCCGGTCCCGATCCGCAGACCTTGGGCCGGTGGACGCGCGCCATCGTCGCCGACGGCTTCGCCAACTTCCTCGGGGATCCGGAGATCCAGGCCGCGTCCGTCAGCGCGGGCGCCGAGCTGGTCGGATACCTGCGAGACCGCCTCGCCGAGCACCGGGCCACGCTGAAGGCCGGACGGGACCTCCCCGACGACGTCTTCGCCCGCCTCGTCCGCTCCTCTTTGCCCGCCGGGGCGACCGTGACCGACGACCGCATCGTGATCAACATGGCCGGGCTGCCGCTGGGCTTCGTGGAGAGCGCGCCGGGGGCCATGGTCGAGGCGGTCGAGCAGCTCCTGCTGCGCCCGCGGGTGCTCGCGGAGGCCGCGGCCGTCGCCGGAGACCCCGAACGGTTCGATCCGTACGTCTGGGAGGCACTGCGGTTCAGCCCGTTCTTCAAGCTGCTTCCCCGGCTGTGCGAGCGCGACCATGTCCTGGCCGGCGGCACCCCCCGCGCCACGATGATCCCCGCGGGCACGTTCGTGCTCGCGGCGCCGGCCTCCGCCATGTTCGACGCGGCCGTGGTGCCGGAGCCCGACGAGTTCCGCCTCGACCGCCCCCGCCACCATCAGCTGTTCTTCGGCTCCGGTCATCACGCCTGCCTCGGCGTGCACCTGGCCGGCGCGGTGATCGCCGAGACCGTACGCCGCCTGCTGCTGCGTCCCGGCGTGCGGCTGCTCCCGCCACCGGCGGGCCGCGTCGAGCGGACGCTCGGGATCTTCCCCGACGCCTTCACCCTCGGGCTCGGCACCGACGGGCGGGAAGGCTGA
- a CDS encoding peroxidase family protein — protein sequence MTASRARSIATDGLANRLRFLALTHGRPFWDLVQSSRPVRCRINASLIDHAIREMPPRPEPLSTMADYTSWASLTDRTYSGRHLPPITVAEENRPTPELAGGLFTRGESMIPCPRSTVLFAYFAQWFTDGFLRGDTNIPRDPRKNSSNHHIDLNQVYGLDEAATAALRTFDGGLLKSRLINGGEFPRYLCENGKIKPEFAPLNVIRFDQLSDAQRDTLFATGSDRGNGQIGFTMLTVLFLREHNRVARLLAREHPRWDDERLFQTARNVLIVLLIKLVVEEYINHITPYHFRFTLDPRLSAMLVHAPWHRQNWASVEFNLVYRWHSLIPSHLSVGGHDLPMAQTFFGSALIPGPGLGRLFEDASRQRAGRIGLFNTDPVLREIDVASIADSRALGLAPYNSYREHCRFPRVRAFEQISGDRRVSGALRELYRDVDDVDLYVGLFAEEPGSPAAILPPLLTKIIAIDAFSQALTNPLLAPRIFNAATFSPEGMRVIAATRTLSDVLRRNTPEDPSPRLVSMSRQPPS from the coding sequence ATGACGGCGAGCCGAGCACGCAGCATCGCCACGGATGGTCTCGCCAACCGGCTCAGGTTCCTGGCGCTGACCCACGGCCGGCCGTTCTGGGACCTCGTACAGAGCAGCCGGCCGGTCCGGTGCCGGATCAACGCCTCGCTGATCGACCATGCGATTCGCGAGATGCCGCCGCGCCCCGAGCCGCTGAGCACCATGGCCGACTACACCTCGTGGGCCTCCTTGACCGACCGCACCTACAGCGGCAGGCACCTGCCTCCGATCACCGTCGCCGAAGAGAACCGTCCCACTCCTGAGCTCGCCGGCGGCCTGTTCACCCGGGGCGAGTCCATGATCCCCTGCCCGCGCTCCACGGTGCTTTTCGCGTACTTCGCCCAATGGTTCACCGACGGTTTCCTGCGCGGCGACACCAACATCCCGCGCGACCCGCGCAAGAACAGCTCCAACCATCACATCGACCTGAACCAGGTGTACGGCCTCGACGAGGCGGCGACGGCCGCGCTGCGCACGTTCGACGGCGGGCTGCTCAAGAGCCGGCTCATCAACGGCGGCGAGTTCCCGCGCTACCTGTGCGAGAACGGCAAGATCAAGCCAGAGTTCGCCCCGCTGAATGTCATCCGCTTCGACCAGCTCTCCGACGCGCAACGTGACACGCTGTTCGCCACCGGCAGCGACCGGGGCAACGGCCAGATCGGCTTCACCATGCTCACGGTGCTGTTCCTGCGCGAGCACAACAGGGTGGCGCGGCTGCTCGCCCGGGAACATCCGCGCTGGGACGACGAACGGCTGTTCCAGACGGCCCGCAACGTCCTCATCGTGCTGCTGATCAAACTGGTCGTCGAGGAGTACATCAACCACATCACCCCCTACCACTTCCGGTTCACCCTGGACCCGCGGCTGTCGGCGATGCTGGTCCACGCGCCCTGGCACCGGCAGAACTGGGCCTCGGTGGAGTTCAACCTCGTCTACCGCTGGCACAGCCTGATCCCGTCCCACCTGTCGGTGGGCGGGCACGACCTGCCGATGGCCCAGACCTTCTTCGGCAGTGCGCTGATCCCCGGCCCCGGCCTGGGGCGGCTCTTCGAGGACGCCTCCCGCCAGCGGGCCGGCCGCATAGGCCTGTTCAACACCGACCCCGTCCTGCGCGAGATCGACGTGGCCAGCATCGCCGACTCCCGGGCGCTCGGGCTGGCCCCGTACAACAGCTACCGCGAGCACTGCCGCTTCCCCAGAGTGCGTGCCTTCGAGCAGATCTCCGGCGACCGGCGGGTCAGCGGCGCGCTGCGCGAGCTCTACCGCGACGTGGACGACGTCGACCTGTACGTCGGGCTGTTCGCCGAGGAACCCGGATCCCCGGCCGCGATCCTGCCTCCACTGCTGACCAAGATCATCGCCATCGACGCCTTCTCCCAGGCGCTCACCAACCCGCTGCTGGCGCCGCGGATCTTCAACGCCGCCACGTTCTCCCCGGAGGGCATGCGGGTCATCGCGGCCACGCGCACACTGTCGGACGTGCTGCGCCGCAACACGCCGGAGGACCCGAGCCCCCGCCTCGTCAGCATGTCCCGGCAGCCCCCGTCATGA
- a CDS encoding FAD-binding oxidoreductase, with amino-acid sequence MLDKESAADAPIRGRTLYPGDEGFEEACSGWLLTVEHRPAAIVVAADADDAAAAIRFAAETGYPVAVQSTGHGKSVPADGAVFIATGELRELSVDPRAGTARIGAGLRWGEVLAAAAEHGLAPLCGSSGQVGVMGYLTGGGLPLTARTYGFAADHVRSLDVVTADGLLRTVSPDQEPDLFWAVRGGKSNFGVVVAAEIELLPLRTIYGGELYYPGEDPRHAALVLGSYLSWAKEQPDEMSSSATLLRFPDAPQLPEELRGRSFVQVRVVYTGEGELGKRLVEPLRALGPEKDTCGAMPYAQITEIYQDPKNPVMAHLRSALLHELDAEAVEELVSFIDPSAPGGPFPGIELRHLGGALNRPPGRSHAVSTQGAAFHLWLRVPAPAEQADAARKAADQVLDRLRRWDTGAMLPGFLFDHDSAPERVRRAYTEADYRRLATLKAKYDPNHLFRINHNILPLSNGERTPS; translated from the coding sequence ATGCTGGATAAGGAGTCTGCGGCCGACGCGCCGATCCGGGGGCGCACGCTCTACCCCGGTGACGAGGGCTTTGAGGAGGCCTGCTCCGGCTGGTTGCTGACGGTCGAGCACCGGCCCGCGGCGATCGTGGTCGCCGCCGACGCCGACGACGCGGCCGCCGCCATCCGGTTCGCGGCGGAGACGGGATACCCGGTCGCGGTGCAGTCGACCGGGCACGGCAAGTCGGTGCCTGCCGATGGAGCCGTGTTCATCGCCACCGGAGAGCTGCGCGAACTGTCGGTGGACCCGCGTGCCGGCACCGCGAGGATCGGAGCCGGGCTGAGGTGGGGCGAGGTGCTCGCCGCAGCGGCCGAGCACGGCCTCGCGCCGCTGTGCGGCTCCTCCGGCCAGGTCGGGGTGATGGGCTACCTGACCGGCGGCGGTCTCCCGCTGACCGCCCGTACGTACGGCTTCGCCGCCGACCACGTCCGCTCGCTCGACGTCGTCACCGCCGACGGCCTGCTCCGCACCGTCTCGCCCGACCAGGAGCCCGACCTGTTCTGGGCGGTGCGGGGTGGCAAGAGCAACTTCGGTGTCGTGGTCGCGGCCGAGATCGAGCTGCTGCCGCTGCGCACCATTTACGGTGGCGAGCTCTACTACCCGGGCGAGGATCCCAGGCATGCCGCCCTCGTGCTCGGCTCGTACCTGTCCTGGGCCAAGGAGCAGCCCGACGAGATGTCGTCGTCGGCGACGCTGCTGCGCTTCCCCGACGCGCCGCAGCTGCCCGAGGAGCTCCGTGGCCGTTCGTTCGTGCAGGTCCGGGTGGTCTACACGGGGGAGGGGGAGCTGGGCAAGCGACTGGTGGAGCCGTTGCGTGCGCTCGGCCCGGAGAAGGACACCTGCGGCGCCATGCCGTACGCGCAGATCACCGAGATCTACCAGGACCCCAAGAACCCGGTCATGGCGCACCTGCGCAGCGCGTTGCTGCACGAACTGGACGCCGAGGCCGTGGAGGAGCTGGTCTCGTTCATCGACCCGTCGGCGCCCGGGGGCCCGTTCCCCGGCATCGAGCTACGCCACTTGGGCGGGGCACTGAACCGGCCGCCCGGCCGCTCGCACGCGGTCAGCACCCAGGGCGCGGCCTTCCACCTGTGGCTGCGGGTACCGGCTCCGGCCGAGCAGGCCGACGCGGCACGCAAGGCCGCCGACCAGGTGCTGGACCGGCTCCGGCGGTGGGACACCGGCGCCATGCTTCCGGGGTTCCTGTTCGACCACGACTCGGCTCCCGAGCGGGTCAGGCGGGCCTACACCGAGGCGGACTACCGGCGGCTGGCCACGCTGAAGGCGAAGTACGACCCGAACCACCTTTTCCGCATCAATCACAACATCCTGCCGCTCAGTAACGGCGAGCGCACCCCATCCTGA